A window from Telopea speciosissima isolate NSW1024214 ecotype Mountain lineage chromosome 8, Tspe_v1, whole genome shotgun sequence encodes these proteins:
- the LOC122671088 gene encoding probable LRR receptor-like serine/threonine-protein kinase At1g74360: protein MSEEDADSHWCLLVLSLLLLAGQIVGASSLQSDKEVLLELKTFLKANNPFNRGRYMEWNNNSSPCDWPGIFCSVNERVTRINLSDYNISGKMFGNFSCVTELSELDLSKNTIEGPIPDDFNRCKNLRYLNLSHNILEGELNLTGLINLYTLDLTVNRFHGGIRLNFPALCNNLVTLNISLNNFTGTIDDCFNECWKLQHLDLSANNFSGQIWSGFQRLREFSVAENKLAGEISPSIFTENCTLELLDFSENYFNGSIPKEVSNCKNLYFLNLGDNNFTGSTPSEIGSLPNLVTLLLGKNRLSREIPESFLNLTQLAFLDYSWNSFGGDVQEIFGKFQQLQYLVLHGNYYTGGLTTSGIFKLPNLLRLDLSINNFTGSLPVELSEMPRLKYLFLAYNQFNGCIPQEFGNFSAIQALDISYNRLIGNIPPTIGKLSSLLWLMLANNSLTGEIPHDIGNCSSLLWLNLANNTLSGTIPAEISNIAQNPTPTFESNRHGSRVPAGSGECLTMKRWIPTNYPPFNFVYSLLTRKSCRRIWDSLLKGYPIFPVCATGSMVRTLQITGYLQLTGNQFSGKLPPEIGKLHNFTLVHIGFNNFSGELPPEIANMPLTVLDVSHNGFSGKIPSELGNAICLQNLDLSHNNFSGDFPSSLNNLTELSKFNVSYNPLITGVVPSTGQLATFEEDSFLGDPLLNLPNFMNHSNRNSPPPSIRKPKENRKKTRMIAFLVFLVLTSSFLVGGVMSIIFCIVFKTPADPPLASLSEDSKECHMVISSGGLSSEITDYVKVIHLDKTAFTYADVKTATGNFSAETIIGTGGFGTVYRGVLPDGRDVAVKKLQREGFEGEKEFKAEMEVLSCSGIGWPHPNLVTLYGWCLHGKEKLLVYEYMEGGSLEVLLPDRTKLTWQMRLEVATDVARALVYLHHECFPAIVHRDVKASNVLLDKGGRARVTDFGLARVVDAGESHVSTMVAGTVGYVAPEYGHTWHATTKGDVYSFGVLAMELATGRRALDGGEECLVEWARRVIGDGRHRHGLGWAVVPVVLLGSGLAEGAEEMCELLRVGLRCTAEAPRARPNMKEVLGMLVKVAKKESDYGNESASPSKNVKVQTLKLSIDS, encoded by the exons CTGATTCGCACTGGTGTTTGTTAGTATTGTCCTTGTTACTGCTCGCAG GTCAGATAGTAGGAGCAAGCTCTTTACAGAGTGATAAAGAAGTCTTGCTGGAACTGAAGACATTTCTTAAAGCTAACAATCCATTCAACAGAGGTCGATACATGGAATGGAACAACAATTCTTCTCCTTGCGATTGGCCTGGAATCTTTTGCAGTGTCAATGAACGGGTCACCAGAATCAATCTTTCCGACTACAATATCTCAGGCAAGATGTTTGGAAATTTCTCTTGTGTAACTGAGCTTTCAGAACTGGATCTTTCCAAGAACACGATTGAAGGACCCATACCTGATGATTTTAACCGATGTAAGAATCTTAGatatctcaatctctctcataaTATCCTCGAAGGAGAGCTCAACCTCACTGGATTAATCAACTTATATACACTTGATCTCACTGTTAATCGATTTCACGGTGGAATTCGATTGAATTTCCCGGCGCTCTGCAACAATTTGGTTACTCTAAACATATCGTTAAACAATTTCACCGGCACGATTGATGATTGCTTTAATGAATGCTGGAAGTTGCAACATCTTGACCTCAGTGCCAACAATTTCAGTGGTCAGATATGGTCGGGGTTTCAAAGGTTACGAGAGTTTTCGGTGGCGGAGAACAAACTAGCCGGAGAAATATCTCCGTCCATCTTCACTGAGAATTGTACTCTGGAACTTCTGGATTTTTCAGAAAATTACTTCAACGGATCAATTCCAAAAGAGGTTTCGAATTGCAAaaatttgtattttctaaacCTGGGGGATAACAATTTCACCGGTTCTACTCCTTCGGAGATTGGTTCGCTACCTAATCTTGTAACCCTGTTATTAGGGAAGAACAGGTTATCAAGAGAAATTCCAGAATCATTTCTGAACTTGACTCAATTAGCATTTCTGGATTACAGTTGGAACAGTTTTGGTGGAGATGTTCAGGAAATCTTCGGGAAATTCCAACAATTGCAGTATCTTGTATTACATGGGAATTACTATACAGGAGGATTAACTACTTCAGGGATCTTCAAGTTGCCGAATCTCCTTCGATTAGACCTCAGCATCAACAACTTCACCGGTTCATTACCAGTTGAACTCTCGGAAATGCCGCGTTTGAAGTACTTGTTCCTCGCCTACAATCAATTCAATGGTTGCATTCCACAAGAATTTGGGAACTTCTCTGCCATCCAAGCACTCGATATCTCCTACAATAGATTGATCGGAAATATACCTCCGACGATTGGAAAACTGAGTTCTCTGTTATGGTTAATGCTTGCAAATAATTCGCTTACAGGGGAGATACCTCATGACATTGGGAACTGCAGCAGTCTATTATGGTTAAACCTCGCAAACAATACATTATCAGGAACAATTCCTGCTGAGATATCGAATATTGCCCAAAATCCTACCCCAACATTTGAGTCGAATCGACATGGCAGTCGAGTCCCTGCCGGTTCCGGCGAGTGTTTGACAATGAAGCGGTGGATACCAACGAACTACCCACCTTTCAATTTTGTGTATTCTCTGCTTACTAGGAAGAGTTGCAGAAGGATTTGGGATTCGTTACTCAAAGGGTATCCAATCTTCCCAGTCTGTGCCACTGGTTCAATGGTCAGAACTCTACAAATCACCGGTTATCTCCAGCTTACCGGAAACCAGTTCTCGGGAAAGCTACCCCCAGAAATCGGCAAGTTACACAATTTTACTCTCGTTCATATTGGATTCAACAATTTTTCTGGAGAGCTCCCACCTGAGATTGCAAATATGCCGCTCACGGTCCTAGACGTTTCTCACAATGGGTTCTCTGGTAAAATTCCTTCAGAACTCGGGAACGCCATCTGCTTGCAGAACCTGGATTTGTCTCACAACAATTTCTCCGGCGATTTCCCTTCAAGCTTGAACAATTTGACTGAACTGAGCAAATTTAATGTCTCCTACAATCCACTCATAACCGGTGTAGTTCCATCGACTGGACAATTGGCCACGTTCGAGGAAGATTCATTCCTCGGAGATCCTCTGTTAAATCTTCCGAATTTCATGAACCACAGCAATAGAAATTCCCCACCACCGTCAATCAGGAAACCCAAAGAAAATCGAAAGAAAACAAGGATGATAGCTTTTCTGGTGTTCTTAGTTCTCACCTCCAGTTTCCTCGTAGGTGGAGTTATGTCTATCATCTTCTGTATCGTCTTCAAGACTCCAGCAGACCCACCCTTGGCGTCTCTGTCAGAGGACTCAAAGGAATGCCACATGGTGATTAGCTCCGGTGGATTATCATCGGAAATAACAGATTACGTCAAGGTCATCCACTTGGACAAAACGGCATTCACTTACGCCGATGTCAAGACGGCCACCGGAAACTTCTCGGCCGAAACAATTATCGGCACCGGAGGATTCGGCACTGTTTACCGTGGCGTATTACCCGACGGAAGAGACGTAGCTGTGAAGAAGCTTCAGAGAGAAGGCTTCGAAGGGGAGAAAGAGTTCAAGGCCGAAATGGAGGTTTTGAGTTGCAGCGGCATCGGGTGGCCGCACCCGAATCTCGTAACGCTTTACGGTTGGTGTCTTCATGGGAAGGAGAAGCTTCTAGTGTATGAGTACATGGAAGGTGGGAGCTTGGAAGTCCTTCTGCCAGATCGGACGAAGCTGACTTGGCAAATGCGATTGGAGGTAGCTACCGACGTGGCACGGGCGTTGGTTTACCTACACCACGAGTGCTTCCCTGCTATCGTGCACAGGGATGTGAAGGCTAGTAATGTGTTGCTGGACAAGGGAGGGAGGGCACGTGTGACAGATTTTGGGCTGGCTAGGGTAGTGGATGCCGGAGAGAGCCACGTCAGCACGATGGTTGCAGGGACGGTTGGGTATGTGGCACCAGAGTATGGGCATACGTGGCATGCGACAACGAAGGGTGACGTGTATAGCTTTGGTGTGTTGGCAATGGAGTTGGCAACAGGGAGGAGAGCACTTGATGGAGGGGAGGAGTGTTTAGTGGAATGGGCCAGAAGGGTTATTGGGGATGGAAGGCATAGGcatgggctgggctgggctgtgGTTCCGGTTGTACTTCTGGGCTCTGGGCTTGCTGAGGGGGCAGAGGAGATGTGTGAGTTGCTACGGGTCGGCTTGCGGTGCACCGCAGAGGCCCCACGGGCTAGACCAAATATGAAGGAAGTTCTGGGAATGTTGGTGAAGGTTGCCAAGAAAGAAAGTGATTATGGTAATGAATCTGCTTCACCATCCAAAAATGTGAAGGTTCAAACCTTGAAATTGTCCATAGATTCATGA